One Lachnospiraceae bacterium C1.1 genomic region harbors:
- a CDS encoding radical SAM protein, with protein MKISSFLYLAGFGIKSILLKKKEPVLGTIIVTDKCNLSCRHCSVNNITSKIPPYFQIKKEMQTLYNMGVRILFFCGGETFIWQDDGKTIRDLVIEAKRMGFLIVNLVTNGTQKIDLPEADLILLSLDGDREHHNIIRGDTYDTILENIENATSDNICFYMAVNQINKDCIKDVCYLARDTKNVRAVSFNFYTLYPDTTELALSKEEKKKCCILISQMIDEGVPVFNLKSAFPYLINNSFPTPCYQCVVIENGKISTCGRIKRCWV; from the coding sequence ATGAAAATATCATCTTTTTTATATCTTGCAGGATTTGGTATAAAAAGTATTTTATTAAAGAAGAAAGAGCCTGTTTTAGGAACAATAATAGTTACAGATAAATGCAACCTTTCCTGCAGGCATTGTTCTGTTAACAACATAACGTCCAAAATTCCCCCTTATTTTCAGATAAAAAAAGAAATGCAAACGCTTTACAATATGGGAGTGAGGATTTTGTTTTTTTGCGGTGGTGAAACATTTATCTGGCAGGATGATGGCAAGACCATTCGGGATCTTGTTATAGAAGCGAAGAGGATGGGATTTCTCATCGTCAACCTTGTGACGAACGGTACTCAGAAAATAGACCTGCCTGAGGCAGACCTTATATTGTTGAGCCTTGATGGTGACCGCGAGCACCACAACATTATTCGTGGTGACACCTATGATACAATCCTTGAAAATATTGAAAATGCTACTTCTGACAACATCTGCTTCTATATGGCTGTCAATCAGATCAACAAAGATTGCATCAAGGATGTCTGCTATCTTGCACGGGATACAAAGAATGTCAGAGCTGTTTCATTTAATTTTTATACACTATATCCTGATACAACGGAGCTTGCGCTCTCAAAGGAGGAAAAGAAAAAATGCTGCATTTTAATTTCGCAGATGATAGACGAAGGAGTACCCGTATTCAACTTAAAGAGTGCTTTTCCGTATCTGATCAATAACAGTTTTCCCACTCCCTGCTATCAGTGTGTAGTTATCGAGAATGGTAAAATTTCAACTTGCGGACGAATTAAACGCTGCTGGGTTTGA
- a CDS encoding histidinol-phosphate transaminase, protein MIQHSDHFHGSDLEKIEKIYGIKKEEVISFSANVNPLGISPSLRETLSEHLDAIQSYPDREYTLLRSVIADYSGTVKDNIIVGNGSTELISIIIELKKPRRAMILGPSYSEYEREVTLSGGKSLYFPLKEENDFVLDKADLVSHLNEDIDMLIICNPNNPTSTCIPARTLRSILDTAKTLDIFVVVDETYIEFTENMEEIEGIPLTRYYNNLFIIRGVSKFFASPGLRLGYAVTGNQDLIREINTKKNPWTINSLAEIAGKLMFTDKKYIEETKKIIFGERKRICSMLDDMKDLGLKYYKPGANFVLCKLERDDVTADSLFDHCIRSKMMIRNCCTFPFLDNHYFRFCFMQPEDNDRLIAKIKEALQ, encoded by the coding sequence ATGATACAGCACTCGGATCACTTCCACGGAAGCGACCTTGAAAAAATAGAAAAGATCTATGGAATAAAAAAAGAAGAAGTCATATCTTTTTCTGCAAATGTAAATCCACTTGGTATTTCTCCTTCACTTCGCGAAACCTTAAGTGAACATCTCGATGCGATACAATCTTATCCCGACAGAGAGTATACTCTCTTAAGATCGGTTATTGCTGACTACAGCGGAACAGTTAAGGATAACATTATAGTCGGAAATGGTTCTACAGAACTCATATCCATAATCATCGAACTAAAAAAGCCAAGAAGAGCCATGATCCTCGGCCCTTCATATTCCGAATACGAACGAGAGGTTACACTAAGCGGCGGAAAATCCTTATATTTTCCATTAAAAGAAGAAAATGATTTTGTATTGGATAAAGCAGATCTTGTTTCGCATTTAAACGAAGATATAGATATGCTGATAATCTGCAATCCTAATAATCCTACTTCAACCTGTATCCCGGCACGTACTCTAAGGAGTATTCTCGATACTGCCAAAACCTTAGATATATTTGTAGTAGTTGATGAGACATACATTGAATTCACTGAAAACATGGAAGAAATCGAAGGTATTCCTCTTACGCGCTATTATAACAATCTTTTTATAATACGCGGAGTTTCAAAGTTTTTCGCATCTCCGGGATTAAGGCTTGGATATGCAGTCACCGGCAATCAGGATCTTATTCGCGAGATCAACACGAAGAAAAATCCCTGGACGATCAATTCTCTTGCCGAGATTGCCGGAAAACTCATGTTTACTGACAAGAAATATATTGAAGAAACCAAAAAGATAATTTTTGGTGAGAGAAAAAGAATCTGCTCAATGCTTGATGATATGAAGGACCTTGGTCTTAAATATTATAAACCGGGTGCAAATTTTGTTCTCTGCAAACTCGAACGTGATGATGTCACTGCAGACAGCCTGTTTGATCACTGTATCCGATCAAAAATGATGATTCGAAATTGCTGTACATTTCCATTTCTTGATAATCATTATTTCCGATTCTGTTTTATGCAGCCCGAGGATAATGATCGTCTTATCGCAAAGATAAAAGAAGCGCTGCAATAA
- a CDS encoding DUF5717 family protein: protein MESHIAEILNGRFEYDMGTLTFPERKLNIEAFVGERIKGTFHIVSSGLRRINGYIYVDDSRMVCDKKSFSANSVEVHYSFDTKGLEPNDLIKGNIDVISDAGEYSLPFIVTIKEQFPVSSDGEIRNLFYFANLARKDFDEAKKLFYDKSFVKVLNGADERYIDLYGAFSRRLDSSENLEEFLIAVHKKNPVGYTVSQDNIDIEIDDEDITAEIRLRKNGWGYAALRVSSDNPFVIVKNTYLTNEDFDGDEGSIKLLLVREAMHYGKNTANVRLAGNHFHKDINITVRKKGIVPANAIARQKLIKRITIEYLRFRLKETGIESWCHNSLILIEKMLDMDGKDLLARLFMVHILISSSRKKEAASVLSHIEKEFDTEAAGFEYEAYKIYLQSILTRNEVEVKKNASKIRLMRESCPSSTKLLWILLYMDESLEGNKKKKLELMRELYSYGGRSPLIYAEAFIMIEHNPAYLSTMSEFEINTLLWAAKRGVIREDLLRRIIFQSGKLRRFSGALVSLLQKYYEKFGSEEALGSICTHLIQNNITSEKYFKYFKLAVEKRLKITRLYEYYIYSFPAESDEIVDRSVLMYFRMGAELSIERATFLYDNIIRFGMVSPDTLAAYSSSIAEFAVEMASSGRINEKLARIYDYAAGLKNFANKDKLLYALSRLVFKYKIISDTDDIRYVSVVENGFNGERKYKLTNGEVYISVFSSVYNFIYEDSYGNRTVEREDVRAKRLMQPSAYSRAIKLYREGHIGLSYYSTGLGRKIIEVTDENESDLRLLAFSDKISMSERNDIKKKLIHFYYDNGKNDELDKMIADLDVDDFNAADRNEIVRFLILRGMNVRACEILHEYGFSKMNPRTMVRLVSRLIREENNCDANYLTSMAYYVYRHGKYDETILKYLTVNYNGLSRSLRDIWKTAIGFDVGAGRIERKLISQMLFSRAFVGEADEIFKDYAGKDGNDDLARAWLSYCAYDYFVKNRVTGDYIFERIYRLTQEGENFPEIASLAMLHFYSGKHTIPDSAIQGIGAMVRKYMQRGIFMEFFRAFRAIVPEICMYDDRVFVEYHTDPKKQPLLHYRITDEMNSEGVFRSEQMKTVIDGVYIRNFVLFYGERLQYYITEENDGEGELVLSRTVEAAEIEDVGSDSRFKMINSLILSYSLGDEKSTENLMNLYLEKSAAVEREFSLI, encoded by the coding sequence ATGGAGAGCCATATCGCTGAAATATTGAACGGTAGGTTCGAATACGATATGGGCACCCTTACATTTCCGGAAAGAAAGCTTAACATAGAGGCTTTTGTCGGGGAAAGAATTAAGGGTACGTTTCATATAGTTTCGAGCGGGCTTCGTAGGATTAATGGTTATATTTATGTTGATGATTCACGCATGGTCTGCGACAAAAAGAGTTTTTCGGCTAACAGTGTGGAAGTTCATTATAGTTTTGATACAAAGGGACTTGAGCCGAATGACCTTATTAAAGGAAATATTGATGTCATATCTGATGCAGGGGAATATAGTCTGCCTTTTATTGTAACGATTAAAGAACAGTTCCCGGTATCATCTGATGGTGAGATCAGAAATCTTTTTTATTTTGCCAATCTTGCCCGTAAAGATTTTGACGAGGCAAAGAAACTTTTTTACGATAAATCATTTGTCAAGGTGCTTAATGGTGCTGATGAAAGATATATAGATCTTTATGGGGCATTTAGCAGAAGACTTGATTCAAGCGAAAATCTTGAAGAATTTCTTATTGCAGTTCATAAAAAAAATCCGGTCGGATATACAGTTTCACAGGATAATATTGATATAGAAATTGATGACGAAGATATTACTGCAGAGATCAGGCTTAGAAAAAATGGCTGGGGTTATGCCGCTTTAAGGGTGAGCTCGGACAATCCTTTTGTTATCGTGAAAAATACATATCTTACGAATGAAGATTTTGACGGAGATGAGGGCTCGATAAAACTTCTACTGGTAAGGGAAGCCATGCACTATGGTAAAAATACAGCAAATGTCAGACTGGCTGGAAATCATTTTCATAAGGACATAAATATTACCGTAAGAAAAAAAGGGATAGTTCCTGCAAATGCTATAGCACGCCAGAAACTTATAAAACGGATCACTATTGAATATCTTCGTTTCAGACTGAAGGAAACAGGTATAGAGAGTTGGTGCCATAATTCATTGATCCTGATCGAAAAGATGCTTGACATGGATGGAAAAGATCTGTTGGCAAGGCTTTTTATGGTGCATATTCTTATAAGCTCTTCAAGGAAGAAAGAAGCAGCTTCTGTACTTTCACATATAGAAAAGGAATTTGATACGGAGGCAGCTGGCTTTGAATATGAAGCCTATAAAATCTATCTTCAGTCGATCCTTACGAGAAATGAGGTAGAAGTAAAAAAGAATGCCTCAAAGATCAGGCTGATGCGGGAAAGCTGTCCGTCATCGACGAAGCTTCTTTGGATTCTTTTATATATGGATGAGAGTCTGGAAGGCAATAAAAAGAAAAAGCTTGAACTGATGAGAGAGCTTTACAGCTATGGAGGGAGAAGTCCGCTCATATATGCGGAAGCCTTTATAATGATCGAGCATAATCCGGCCTATCTTTCCACTATGTCAGAGTTCGAAATAAATACATTGCTCTGGGCTGCGAAACGTGGAGTGATCAGAGAAGACCTTCTGAGAAGAATCATTTTCCAAAGCGGAAAACTCAGGAGATTTTCAGGAGCCCTTGTGAGTCTCTTACAGAAATATTATGAAAAGTTCGGTTCGGAAGAAGCACTTGGATCCATTTGTACTCATTTGATCCAAAATAATATAACCTCTGAGAAATATTTTAAATATTTTAAGCTGGCTGTAGAAAAGAGATTGAAGATAACCAGGCTTTATGAATATTATATATATTCTTTTCCGGCTGAAAGCGATGAGATAGTTGACCGCTCTGTACTGATGTACTTCAGAATGGGTGCTGAATTAAGCATAGAAAGAGCAACATTTTTATATGATAATATAATCAGATTTGGCATGGTCTCACCTGATACATTGGCAGCTTACAGTTCAAGCATTGCTGAATTTGCGGTAGAAATGGCAAGCTCAGGAAGGATAAATGAAAAGCTTGCGAGAATTTATGATTATGCCGCAGGACTTAAGAATTTTGCAAATAAGGATAAGCTTCTTTATGCGTTGAGTCGTCTTGTATTTAAATATAAGATAATCAGTGACACAGATGATATCCGTTACGTGAGCGTTGTTGAAAACGGTTTTAACGGTGAGAGAAAATATAAACTAACAAATGGAGAAGTTTATATAAGTGTTTTCAGTAGTGTCTATAATTTTATCTATGAGGATTCCTACGGAAACCGTACGGTAGAAAGGGAGGACGTAAGGGCTAAAAGGCTTATGCAGCCATCTGCGTACAGTAGGGCGATCAAGCTTTATCGGGAAGGACATATTGGTCTTTCATATTACAGTACCGGTCTGGGCAGAAAAATAATAGAAGTTACAGATGAGAATGAATCAGACTTAAGACTTCTGGCATTTTCAGATAAAATAAGCATGTCGGAAAGAAATGACATAAAGAAAAAACTTATACATTTCTATTACGATAATGGTAAAAATGATGAGCTCGACAAGATGATCGCAGATCTTGATGTTGATGATTTTAATGCGGCAGACAGAAATGAGATAGTAAGATTTCTGATCTTAAGAGGAATGAACGTAAGAGCATGCGAGATACTGCATGAGTACGGTTTTTCAAAAATGAATCCTAGAACTATGGTCAGACTCGTGAGTCGTCTCATTCGTGAGGAAAATAATTGCGACGCAAATTATCTTACGTCTATGGCTTATTATGTATATCGTCACGGAAAGTATGATGAGACTATACTTAAATATCTGACTGTTAATTATAATGGATTGAGCCGTTCATTAAGAGATATATGGAAAACAGCCATAGGATTTGATGTTGGGGCTGGAAGGATCGAAAGAAAACTTATTTCACAGATGCTTTTTTCGAGAGCATTCGTGGGTGAGGCGGATGAGATCTTTAAAGATTATGCCGGAAAAGACGGAAATGATGATCTTGCAAGGGCATGGCTTTCTTACTGTGCATATGATTATTTTGTGAAAAACAGAGTTACCGGCGATTATATTTTTGAACGTATATACAGGCTCACACAGGAGGGAGAAAATTTTCCGGAAATAGCATCATTGGCAATGCTGCATTTTTATTCGGGAAAACATACTATACCGGATTCTGCTATCCAGGGCATTGGAGCTATGGTCAGAAAATATATGCAGAGAGGAATATTCATGGAATTTTTCCGTGCATTCAGGGCAATAGTTCCTGAAATCTGCATGTATGATGACAGAGTATTTGTTGAGTATCATACGGATCCGAAGAAACAGCCGCTTTTGCACTACAGGATAACAGACGAGATGAATTCTGAAGGTGTTTTCAGATCAGAGCAGATGAAAACTGTTATAGATGGTGTATATATTAGAAATTTTGTGCTTTTTTATGGAGAAAGGCTGCAGTATTACATAACGGAAGAAAATGACGGTGAAGGTGAACTTGTTCTGAGCAGGACTGTTGAGGCAGCGGAGATTGAGGATGTGGGCTCAGATTCACGGTTTAAGATGATAAATTCATTGATCTTAAGTTACAGTCTTGGAGATGAAAAAAGTACGGAAAATCTTATGAATCTCTATCTTGAGAAATCAGCTGCAGTAGAAAGAGAATTCAGTCTGATATAA
- a CDS encoding bZIP transcription factor, with protein sequence MKEYLKAQSKTNEIIVGNMIGSDELNRFSKSDFRWADNRKKPFRQRAVKKGEIYQFEFGKNYIPEMSYEHRGLVIGVKQKLLYVLPIFSYDPAKHTDVYHPVDFPASKSDMFLLKSSEFSFISHDSVLKLNDIRTVSINRILYQQSGRIDPVSDTYKEIESLVLRKYFPSFLRDYEQNNKTIESLNEQVSTLTEEKETLQTENDQLKAEIESLRSQLNDKPEDPN encoded by the coding sequence TTGAAAGAGTATCTTAAGGCACAAAGCAAAACAAATGAGATTATAGTCGGAAATATGATCGGTTCTGATGAACTGAATCGTTTTTCGAAGTCAGACTTTCGCTGGGCTGACAACAGAAAGAAGCCATTTCGTCAAAGAGCTGTAAAAAAGGGAGAAATCTACCAGTTTGAATTTGGCAAGAATTATATCCCTGAGATGTCATATGAGCATCGTGGACTTGTGATCGGGGTAAAGCAGAAGCTTCTTTATGTGCTCCCTATCTTCTCCTATGATCCGGCGAAGCACACCGATGTTTATCACCCGGTTGATTTCCCTGCATCGAAAAGCGATATGTTCCTTTTGAAAAGCAGTGAGTTTTCCTTCATTTCGCATGATTCCGTACTGAAGCTTAACGATATCAGAACGGTAAGCATCAACAGGATTCTTTATCAACAGAGCGGCAGGATTGACCCTGTCTCAGATACATACAAAGAGATTGAATCATTGGTTCTGCGAAAATACTTTCCAAGTTTTCTGCGCGACTATGAGCAGAATAACAAGACCATAGAATCTCTAAATGAACAGGTCAGCACACTGACTGAAGAAAAAGAGACATTGCAAACAGAAAACGATCAGCTCAAAGCAGAAATCGAATCCTTGCGGAGTCAGCTTAACGACAAACCAGAGGATCCAAATTAA
- a CDS encoding tetratricopeptide repeat protein, protein MLYTCVGRRSLKPYYMDGTEIGIYSAEELAYYIKENILMLDSSFMDENLCSYIESELGLGQIATELYGVINRGGSLMDFLETFFKLTGLGNENEIESMRRSLASRANMSQTEKYRLKGDFLVKGGKFSAAINEYNMALSKTDEIKKPKEAARILNNKGVAFAGMFCFDEAEDCFEHAFRLNPTASVTLEQMKAAEMMNRGKTGCCSDDCDDDIGRKFRLYLKKKENGEVSEADALIREILMDLKNNYRKSYYSGM, encoded by the coding sequence ATGCTTTATACATGCGTCGGAAGACGTTCACTGAAGCCGTATTACATGGATGGTACGGAAATCGGCATCTATTCGGCGGAAGAACTTGCTTATTATATAAAAGAAAATATATTGATGCTTGATTCGTCTTTTATGGATGAAAATCTTTGCTCTTATATCGAGTCAGAACTGGGACTGGGTCAGATTGCGACAGAACTCTACGGAGTGATCAACAGAGGCGGAAGTCTTATGGATTTTCTTGAGACTTTTTTTAAGCTGACGGGTCTTGGCAATGAGAATGAAATAGAATCCATGAGACGGTCACTTGCTTCAAGAGCGAATATGAGTCAGACGGAAAAATACAGACTCAAAGGAGATTTCCTTGTGAAGGGAGGAAAATTTTCCGCTGCAATAAACGAATATAATATGGCGCTCAGCAAAACGGATGAAATAAAAAAGCCCAAAGAGGCTGCACGTATATTGAATAATAAAGGTGTAGCATTTGCGGGAATGTTTTGTTTTGATGAAGCTGAGGACTGTTTTGAACATGCATTCAGACTGAACCCGACGGCATCTGTAACGTTAGAACAGATGAAGGCAGCTGAAATGATGAACAGAGGTAAAACAGGCTGCTGTAGTGATGACTGTGATGATGACATAGGTCGTAAATTCAGACTTTATCTAAAAAAGAAAGAAAATGGGGAAGTTTCAGAAGCTGATGCCTTGATCAGAGAAATACTTATGGATTTAAAAAACAACTACAGAAAGTCATATTATTCGGGAATGTAA
- a CDS encoding sigma-70 family RNA polymerase sigma factor, translating into MAADNDLILAVGRMKNGEEEGFNLVYSKTYNFVYFRARQIMKNEDDAMDLLQIVYVEAYKSIDTLDKPENIYAWLGAITYRQGMKIFRKKNEILVDEETEKSLFESIPTNDTSVQPEASAENKEVEAILSKFIDELPEAQRTVVIAYYYDGISIDDIAEIMECSAGTVKSRLNYARKFLKKKLEKEPGLTGSKIGAMTISGALIFGAVQAMSEQTVMAATAAQSAYAAICGSVGIAAGTIATTAGVAAAGTGISIAASSGAGAAAAAAGTVSAGAVAAGTGTAATVSTGTAAATTAATATTAATAAGTVATTKTVAVAVAVAVSATGVGTAVNYQNNNASSEIRKVEMDDGWNTFSVNSSVVSDNDGIISDEFKFGVSIDEISDNHLIETHDSHEGSASENKKHGKSSENKKEKSEEKRESEEGKSSKKSTSSNEAEHISDSLKKKIGQSAASMLFFTGTDSYDDKVDNATLEAAYTFGSSIVLNSTSTVSLNDAYIDDIQVSKISHNKSKFTIEGSFDYGISDNGIYSAYNYYFKLKMKTGAEDGIFGGLNATKLKIKLVGAVEVPEDGSDRASSRVSDNSASDVIVIDDDTSSIVDLDEGSTESGDLVIIESPASEKTEIVTDTGSDTSSDSTSDNTSETISDSNAVSAIENESETTEKESEAETS; encoded by the coding sequence ATGGCAGCTGACAATGATTTAATATTGGCGGTCGGACGCATGAAGAATGGTGAGGAAGAAGGGTTTAACCTCGTATATTCTAAAACATATAATTTTGTATACTTCAGAGCTCGGCAGATCATGAAAAATGAAGACGATGCTATGGACTTATTACAAATTGTATATGTTGAAGCGTACAAATCGATCGACACATTGGATAAGCCGGAAAACATATATGCGTGGCTCGGAGCGATTACCTACAGGCAAGGAATGAAGATATTCCGTAAGAAAAATGAGATACTTGTAGATGAAGAGACAGAAAAGAGTCTTTTTGAAAGTATTCCAACCAACGATACGTCTGTCCAGCCTGAAGCATCTGCTGAAAACAAGGAAGTTGAAGCGATTCTTTCGAAGTTCATAGATGAACTTCCTGAAGCACAGAGAACAGTTGTAATTGCTTATTATTATGATGGAATCAGTATTGATGACATCGCCGAGATTATGGAATGTTCCGCAGGAACGGTTAAGAGCCGTCTAAATTATGCGAGAAAATTCCTTAAGAAGAAACTCGAAAAAGAGCCGGGCTTAACTGGCAGCAAAATTGGTGCCATGACTATAAGCGGAGCATTGATATTCGGCGCTGTGCAGGCTATGTCTGAGCAGACAGTAATGGCCGCCACAGCAGCACAATCTGCTTATGCTGCAATATGCGGTTCAGTTGGAATAGCTGCAGGAACCATTGCTACTACGGCAGGTGTAGCGGCAGCAGGAACAGGTATTTCAATAGCTGCATCGTCAGGGGCAGGAGCAGCAGCGGCAGCAGCTGGAACAGTATCAGCAGGTGCAGTGGCAGCAGGTACAGGAACAGCAGCAACGGTTTCAACCGGTACGGCAGCAGCAACAACTGCGGCAACAGCAACAACTGCAGCGACAGCAGCAGGTACAGTCGCAACTACAAAAACTGTAGCAGTAGCGGTAGCAGTAGCGGTTTCAGCAACCGGAGTAGGAACTGCTGTTAATTATCAGAATAATAATGCAAGCAGCGAAATCCGCAAAGTAGAAATGGATGACGGATGGAACACCTTTTCTGTTAATTCTTCTGTTGTTAGTGATAACGACGGAATTATTTCGGATGAGTTTAAGTTTGGTGTATCTATTGATGAGATATCAGATAATCACCTTATCGAAACTCATGATAGTCACGAAGGCAGTGCTTCTGAAAATAAAAAGCATGGCAAGTCTTCTGAGAATAAAAAAGAGAAGAGTGAAGAAAAAAGGGAAAGCGAAGAAGGAAAGAGTAGTAAGAAATCTACATCTTCAAATGAGGCAGAGCATATCAGTGACAGCCTGAAGAAAAAAATCGGGCAGTCAGCAGCATCAATGCTTTTCTTTACTGGTACGGATTCTTATGATGATAAAGTTGATAATGCAACTCTTGAAGCTGCATATACATTTGGAAGCTCTATAGTTCTGAATTCAACATCGACAGTATCACTAAATGATGCATATATAGATGATATACAGGTTTCAAAAATCAGTCATAATAAATCAAAATTCACAATTGAGGGCAGCTTTGATTACGGTATAAGCGATAATGGTATCTATTCTGCTTATAATTACTATTTTAAGCTAAAGATGAAGACTGGCGCTGAAGACGGAATATTCGGAGGACTTAACGCTACTAAACTTAAGATTAAACTGGTTGGTGCGGTTGAGGTTCCTGAAGATGGATCTGACAGGGCAAGTAGTCGTGTAAGCGATAACTCGGCTTCGGATGTTATAGTTATTGATGATGATACATCGTCTATTGTTGATCTGGACGAAGGGTCAACGGAGAGTGGTGATCTTGTTATTATAGAATCACCTGCATCGGAGAAGACAGAGATAGTTACAGATACTGGTTCAGATACATCTTCTGATTCTACCAGTGATAATACATCTGAAACTATAAGCGACAGTAATGCAGTTTCAGCAATAGAGAATGAGTCTGAGACTACAGAAAAGGAATCTGAAGCAGAAACAAGCTGA
- a CDS encoding DUF5716 family protein: MESIERTTAIGIDLRDDISEISYCRHGEMNVITYSYVADGEDFEIPTAACYSKEDERWFYGREAVELSEKSGAILINSLVTKALAGGRVFYNDNDGIDSVKLLGMFILYCLSVPGELSVYDTAALVITVEEVIAELPKVLDKALQRIKGEISTVRYMGHEESFFYYAMSQPIELWQRGVVLYDYGRKSFKRERLMINSQYNPATVFTDEKSFDDMIPFKKEEEERFDNMFREISENEFVSDTASAVYLTGDIFRGRWADKTFRFLCTKSRVFVGQNLYTKGACFAAADLSGWTRLGSRYIFMDETRLHSSISARTVYAEREGIVPLVSAGISWYDVDASAEFMLSSDRRIELLIQGDEDEGERNALIRCDWIPERPERASRILMHLSCPVKNQLKVEITDLGFGEIFRSTGLTKEEIVNLED, translated from the coding sequence ATGGAGAGTATCGAGAGAACAACTGCAATAGGAATAGACTTAAGAGATGATATATCAGAAATCTCCTACTGCAGACATGGCGAGATGAATGTAATAACATACAGCTATGTAGCTGATGGTGAGGATTTTGAGATTCCTACTGCAGCATGTTATTCGAAAGAAGATGAAAGATGGTTCTATGGAAGAGAAGCTGTAGAGCTGTCAGAGAAAAGCGGAGCGATTCTGATAAACTCACTGGTCACAAAGGCACTGGCTGGTGGCAGGGTATTTTATAATGACAATGATGGCATTGATAGCGTGAAGCTTCTGGGGATGTTTATTTTATACTGTCTTTCAGTTCCGGGTGAATTATCTGTATATGACACGGCAGCTCTGGTCATAACTGTTGAAGAGGTAATAGCTGAACTTCCAAAAGTATTGGACAAGGCACTGCAGAGGATAAAGGGAGAGATAAGCACTGTCCGTTATATGGGACATGAAGAAAGCTTTTTCTACTATGCAATGAGCCAGCCCATCGAGCTTTGGCAGAGGGGGGTGGTTCTCTATGATTATGGCAGAAAAAGTTTCAAGAGAGAACGGCTGATGATAAATTCCCAGTATAATCCAGCAACTGTTTTTACTGACGAAAAAAGTTTTGATGATATGATCCCCTTTAAGAAAGAAGAAGAGGAACGTTTTGACAATATGTTTCGGGAAATCTCGGAAAATGAATTTGTTTCAGATACAGCATCAGCAGTATATCTGACAGGAGATATATTCAGAGGCAGATGGGCGGATAAGACATTTCGTTTTCTTTGTACAAAAAGCAGGGTTTTTGTCGGACAGAATCTTTATACAAAGGGTGCATGTTTCGCGGCAGCTGATCTGTCGGGATGGACCAGGCTTGGAAGCCGCTATATATTTATGGACGAAACAAGACTTCATTCGTCAATATCAGCCAGAACAGTTTACGCGGAGAGAGAGGGAATAGTTCCTCTCGTAAGTGCAGGTATCAGTTGGTATGATGTGGATGCATCGGCTGAATTCATGTTATCTTCGGATAGACGCATAGAACTTCTTATTCAGGGAGATGAAGATGAAGGAGAAAGAAATGCACTTATACGCTGTGACTGGATTCCGGAAAGACCTGAAAGAGCATCACGTATATTGATGCATTTATCCTGCCCTGTAAAAAATCAGCTTAAGGTTGAGATCACCGATCTTGGGTTTGGAGAGATTTTCAGATCTACCGGTCTTACGAAAGAAGAAATTGTAAACCTGGAGGACTAA